One window of Etheostoma spectabile isolate EspeVRDwgs_2016 chromosome 6, UIUC_Espe_1.0, whole genome shotgun sequence genomic DNA carries:
- the hivep3b gene encoding transcription factor HIVEP3 isoform X1, with translation MEAEPSRPADGERSGRQEQQHVTAESSLGSCPPQQPQQPPNPRPVHRALGRLQSRQPKRTDLLLRLQQQQAVAWQHSDNPGPSGVPPFFSQASSSTSSLPSTSSTRGEHGLGVPSQSSQDGLEGVSSSRKGEKKPPKPGKYVCTYCGRPCAKPSVLQKHIRSHTGERPYPCAPCGFSFKTKSNLYKHRKSHAHRIKAGLASSRDEPSLSGPEGSGVGEDPEEHTEGESTESEEETGQHRKSSAKVMLGQQRKGGREPLGGSEESQKPEDSQAVKQRLALRLSERKRGPLASPDDPPSSLSTSSSSLGPGSKGSTESGYFSGSGSTDLSQVSPPSASAKTYAEIILGKYGRMGGQQRSPHQQQPHSSLSSSSGMEEKNIPFAVPKTQVIEHITKLININEAVVDTSEIDSVKPRRSSLSRKNSMESPKFTTPKDPYTFDAKAEAPGPSGLKQPHNPEADPSGAQELSAVPLLRSHSMPSSTSEGEPSTSGTMSRRGYRLCQSFDEQQALVAEMRVGHAQRMLRRQPAIEVPLGAELMLEEAGTTSSSLARGEHTRQPQQQQQQQQKIQSLFECEACGAHFQNRDGYEAHKGICTGQQTLDHDSGDASKTCSKDRPQMMMHYKFRALAMAVRKRRKEESLEEDPPSPGSVAIAGSSSGLIPVPSRPEHSQAHSGVSLQTEPKQQQQDRKGVSVIQHTSSFEKQESISMESQEPDLRECQQTQPLEPKPSPSTSRLIRQPNIQVPEILVTVEPDADMPSVSQPVTPSSSKEAERVEEFQWPQRSQSLAQLPAEKLPPKKKRLRLAEAAQSSGESSFESVSLPRSPSQESNISHTSSLSASFEDTARSEPSVWAPSSQSSQMLMVPFASYHQSHKEMRRSASEQTPVSPQQTEQVSETRSKSFDYGSLTPQQSASSWKERRKCLLVKHATLGEPEQEEGGNMSQLSRAQSPKPGPSRSIHLPFCSPETSARFSPEATGKALQLLQPQIFPPSQDVLPLQQTFSPGSLSQLLPVTTAISEVLSTQTIHRAFLHSQTVPSPIQIHPAQIHMAERLGVPVHQPSSLVPLQFSSRTRASQALYLPFPPRLAAHVLSLPTTESRPSISSMSSALTYQSLVRISYHHPRPVIATCLAQLTPVVSLVVPVRVQTHIPTYASAMYTTLSQILASTRSQEPISCTPMVIMGQVERDKLQRSYLMVPSPDINSLLPLSLPTELASGSGEGYGPLGAGGSKRMLSPAASLELSTEAHRHQKRVKEEEEGEQHKTGEKEEDVEHKVRREEESKATGRKLEEGVNKGGGVMTVKAEGEQEQEPRKHNREQTEEEDKESTEKTSKRKEEVQVVEKGVEREAAPSCPSLHTSTSVNWCYLNYVKPNPSTLRDPCSSVYSTWSVSAHNPNLPGLSTKVALSLLCSKQKHSSETYTMAMATAQAKSKLVPASNMTPRVSELHATPPSTLTKVKDQQQHDKEENKEMGEEEEPSTSKQSDPSRVRIFEGGYKSNEEYVYVRGRGRGKYICGECGIRCKKPSMLKKHIRTHTDLRPYICKHCNFAFKTKGNLTKHMKSKAHGKKCQAMGVSESSLDEPESEETAESDERVCGSEEQEEHQFSDVDESEDEDDDDNEDDEEEESASHDDPPSSCSSDTHPSTAGHSSCGRCSQQGTPEPEPLGPSPSLGQEPSPRGVWPSRRAASPGSRRALFSHRGWKASPRTFSPSSESCSPSRSLSPRLELSSPIHSFSPRTELSSPRHVSPSPERGPSPIRPLSPLCPISPSCYRASQARNPPSPLRLLHRTPGYLPWESPGTKGCHVKPVKRGTAADGPTWPEASMFPPAFRFSTCEGYPGHQTADNIFSHLPMHSQQAKVPYLMIPIGGIQMVQARPRSQPTTPSSPTSPPMEGPSLARFESYWGGTPRTQGLRTPGDHWSEHQTAGTSQSGQCVLSTALKQYGSSHSSAETHSPATETTKHCVRNSSRAPLSLAAPVAKHVIGHQSEGEGPAPGGDLVEGGAKEDARTDGT, from the exons ATGGAGGCTGAGCCCAGCCGTCCGGCTGATGGGGAGCGCTCTGGAAGGCAAGAGCAGCAGCATGTGACAGCTGAATCCTCTCTGGGATCTTGTCCACCTCAGCAGCCCCAGCAGCCTCCTAATCCTCGCCCTGTACACAGAGCCTTGGGCCGCCTGCAAAGTCGCCAACCGAAACGCACTGACCTTCTGCTTCggttacagcagcagcaagcAGTAGCATGGCAGCATTCAGACAACCCAGGTCCCTCAGGGGTACCTCCCTTCTTCTCTCAAGCTTCCTCATCAACCTCCTCCCTTCCATCTACTTCCTCTACCCGGGGTGAGCATGGTCTTGGGGTCCCATCTCAGTCCAGCCAAGACGGCCTAGAAGGAGTCAGCTCATCCAGAAAAGGGGAGAAGAAACCCCCAAAACCAGGGAAATATGTGTGCACTTACTGTGGCCGTCCATGTGCCAAGCCAAGTGTTCTTCAGAAACACATCCGCTCTCATACAGGAGAAAGACCCTACCCTTGTGCTCCCTGTGGCTTTTCTTTTAAGACCAAGAGCAACCTGTACAAGCACCGCAAGTCCCATGCCCATCGCATTAAAGCAGGCCTGGCGTCCAGTCGTGATGAGCCTAGTTTGAGTGGACCAGAGGGCAGTGGCGTTGGAGAAGACCCTGAGGaacacacagagggagaaagCACTGAGTCTGAAGAAGAGACGGGCCAACACAGAAAATCCTCCGCTAAGGTGATGTTGGGCCAGCAAAGAAAAGGTGGTAGGGAGCCGTTAGGAGGCTCAGAGGAGAGCCAGAAGCCCGAAGACTCCCAGGCTGTCAAGCAAAGGTTGGCACTGAGGCTTAGTGAAAGGAAACGTGGCCCGTTGGCTTCTCCAGATgatcctccttcctctctctccacctcaTCTTCCTCTCTAGGCCCTGGCAGTAAGGGCAGCACAGAGTCTGGATACTTCTCCGGGTCAGGCAGCACTGACCTGTCCCAAGTTAGCCCTCCCAGTGCCAGTGCCAAAACCTACGCAGAAATTATTCTAGGGAAATATGGAAGGATGGGAGGGCAGCAGCGCAGTCCCCATCAGCAGCAGCCTCATTCTTCACTTTCCTCATCCTCAGGAATGGAGGAGAAGAACATTCCCTTTGCTGTACCCAAAACCCAAGTAATAGAACACATTACCAAGCTCATCAATATAAATGAAGCGGTAGTAGACACCAGTGAGATTGACAGTGTGAAGCCCAGGCGCTCCTCTTTGTCCAGGAAGAACAGCATGGAGTCACCCAAATTTACCACCCCTAAAGATCCCTACACATTCGATGCCAAAGCAGAAGCCCCTGGCCCCAGTGGTTTGAAGCAACCCCACAATCCTGAGGCAGATCCATCAGGTGCCCAGGAGCTGTCAGCTGTGCCTCTTCTTAGAAGCCACTCAATGCCATCCTCTACCAGCGAAGGAGAGCCCTCCACCTCTGGCACCATGTCTCGCAGAGGTTACCGCCTTTGCCAGTCATTTGATGAGCAGCAAGCGTTGGTAGCAGAGATGAGGGTTGGCCATGCCCAGCGTATGCTTAGGCGCCAGCCTGCCATAGAAGTTCCACTGGGAGCTGAGCTAATGCTGGAGGAGGCAGGCACTACTTCCTCCTCCTTAGCCAGAGGTGAACACACCAGGCaaccacagcaacaacaacaacaacagcaaaagaTTCAGAGTCTGTTTGAATGTGAAGCATGTGGGGCCCACTTCCAAAACAGGGATGGCTACGAGGCCCACAAAGGCATCTGCACAGGACAGCAAACCCTTGACCACGATAGCGGGGATGCAAGTAAAACATGCAGTAAGGATCGCCCCCAGATGATGATGCACTATAAATTCCGAGCGCTGGCCATggcagtgaggaagaggagaaaagaggaaagtCTGGAGGAGGATCCGCCTAGCCCTGGGTCTGTAGCCATTGCAGGCAGCTCTTCAGGCCTCATTCCTGTGCCAAGCAGACCAGAGCACAGCCAGGCCCACTCAG GTGTTTCTTTACAGACTGAGccaaaacaacagcagcaagaCAGAAAAGGTGTGTCTGTCATCCAACACACAAGCTCTTTTGAGAAGCAGGAGAGTATATCCATGGAGAGCCAGGAACCAGACCTCAGAGAGTGTCAGCAAACACAACCACTCGAGCCAAAACCATCACCCTCGACATCTCGCCTCATCCGCCAGCCAAATATCCAAGTGCCAGAGATCCTTGTTACTGTGGAGCCTGATGCTGACATGCCATCTGTGTCGCAGCCAGTGACGCCATCCTCATCAAAG GAGGCAGAGAGAGTGGAGGAATTCCAGTGGCCTCAGCGTAGCCAGAGTCTGGCCCAGCTTCCTGCAGAGAAGCTGCCACCAAAGAAGAAGAGACTCCGCCTGGCAGAAGCCGCCCAGTCCTCTGGAGAGTCAAGCTTTGAGTCTGTGTCACTGCCTCGCAGCCCCAGTCAAGAGAGCAACATCTCCCACACTTCAAgcctttctgcttcttttgaGGACACAGCAAGATCAGAGCCTTCTGTCTGGGCCCCCAGTAGCCAAAGCTCCCAGATGTTAATGGTGCCATTCGCATCCTACCACCAAAGCCACAAGGAGATGAGGCGCTCAGCCTCTGAGCAGACCCCAGTTAGCCCCCAACAAACAGAGCAGGTCTCAGAGACCAGAAGTAAGTCATTTGACTATGGGTCACTGACCCCTCAGCAGTCTGCATCCTCCTGGAAAGAAAGGAGAAAGTGTCTCCTTGTGAAGCATGCCACCTTAGGTGAACCTgagcaggaggaggggggcAACATGAGTCAGCTGTCCAGAGCCCAGAGTCCAAAGCCTGGGCCTTCCcgctccatccatcttcctttCTGCTCACCAGAGACAAGTGCCCGGTTCAGCCCGGAAGCCACAGGGAAAGCCTTGCAGTTGTTACAGCCACAAATATTTCCGCCCTCTCAGGATGTGCTCCCTTTGCAGCAAACGTTTTCCCCAGGATCACTATCCCAGCTACTCCCTGTCACCACAGCAATCTCTGAAGTACTGTCCACCCAAACAATCCATAGAGCCTTCTTACATTCACAGACAGTTCCTTCACCTATACAGATACACCCAGCACAAATCCACATGGCAGAACGTTTGGGTGTACCAGTACATCAGCCTTCTTCTCTAGTTCCTCTCCAGTTCTCTTCTAGAACTAGAGCTAGTCAGGCTCTGTACTTGCCATTTCCTCCAAGACTTGCTGCGCATGTTCTTTCCCTTCCCACTACAGAAAGCAGACCCTCCATCTCGTCCATGTCTTCTGCCCTTACATATCAATCCCTTGTCAGAATCTCTTATCACCATCCACGGCCGGTCATTGCCACATGCCTGGCACAGCTTACACCAGTAGTGTCCCTTGTGGTGCCAGTGCGGGTCCAGACCCATATACCTACCTATGCCAGTGCCATGTATACCACTCTGTCCCAGATCCTGGCCTCCACTCGCTCACAGGAACCCATTTCTTGCACACCTATGGTCATCATGGGCCAGGTGGAGCGGGACAAGCTGCAAAGGTCCTACTTGATGGTCCCCTCCCCAGACATCAATAGCCTCCTTCCCCTGTCTCTACCCACGGAGCTGGCCTCAGGATCTGGGGAGGGATACGGTCCACTGGGGGCTGGAGGAAGTAAACGCATGCTTTCTCCTGCAGCCAGTCTGGAGCTCAGCACAGAGGCCCACCGTCACCAGAAAAGGgtaaaagaagaggaggaaggggagcAACATAagacaggagagaaagaggaggatgtTGAACATAAGGTAAGACGGGAAGAAGAAAGTAAAGCCACTGGGAGAAAACTGGAAGAGGGGGTGAACAAGGGTGGAGGGGTGATGACTGTGAAAGCGGAGGGCGAGCAGGAGCAAGAACCAAGGAAACATAATAGAGAGcaaacagaggaagaagacaagGAGTCTACTGAAAAGACAAGTAAAAGAAAGGAGGAGGTGCAAGTTGTAGAAAAGGGGGTTGAAAGAGAAGCTGCCCCTTCGTGCCCCAGCCTCCACACCTCCACCTCAGTCAACTGGTGCTACCTGAACTATGTTAAACCCAACCCGTCTACCCTGAGGGACCCCTGCAGCTCAGTTTATTCTACCTGGAGCGTCAGTGCTCACAACCCCAACTTGCCGGGCCTCAGCACTAAGGTGGCGTTGTCTCTGCTGTGTTCCAAACAGAAGCACAGCTCAGAGACGTACACCATGGCCATGGCTACAGCCCAGGCCAAAAGCAAATTGGTCCCTGCCAGTAACATGACCCCACGTGTGTCAGAG CTACATGCCACCCCACCCAGCACCCTCACTAAAGTAAAGGATCAGCAGCAGCATGACAAGGAGGAGAATAAAGAGATGGGAGAAGAGGAAGAACCCTCCACCTCCAAACAGAGCGATCCCTCTCGTGTTCGCATCTTTGAAGGCGG GTACAAGTCCAATGAAGAGTATGTTTATGTGAGAGGTCGCGGCCGGGGCAAGTACATATGTGGAGAGTGTGGCATCCGCTGTAAGAAGCCCAGCATGCTGAAAAAGCACATCCGAACGCACACCGATCTCCGTCCATACATTTGCAAACACTGCAACTTTGCCTTCAAAACCAAAG GGAACCTTACTAAACACATGAAGTCAAAGGCTCATGGGAAAAAATGCCAGGCAATGGGAGTATCCGAGTCATCACTGGACGAGCCAGAGAGCGAGGAAACAG CAGAAAGTGATGAACGCGTGTGTGGCTCAGAGGAACAAGAGGAACATCAGTTTTCCGACGTGGATGAGTCCGAGGACGAGGACGATGACGACAACGAAGATGACGAGGAAGAGGAATCCGCATCCCATGACGATCCACCGTCCTCTTGTTCGTCAGACACCCACCCATCAACAGCAGGACATTCCAGCTGTGGTAGGTGCTCTCAGCAGGGCACTCCTGAACCTGAGCCCCTGGGCCCCAGTCCCAGCTTAGGCCAGGAGCCCTCCCCGAGGGGAGTTTGGCCCAGCAGACGAGCCGCATCTCCAGGCAGCAGGAGAGCGCTGTTCTCCCACAGAGGCTGGAAGGCATCCCCAAGAACCTTCTCCCCCAGCAGTGAGAGCTGTTCCCCCAGCCGCAGCCTTTCCCCACGTTTGGAGCTGTCCTCACCCATCCACAGCTTCTCCCCCAGGACAGAGCTGTCCTCGCCTAGACATGTCTCACCCTCCCCAGAGAGAGGACCATCTCCCATCAGACCCCTTTCTCCTCTTTGTCCCATTTCGCCCAGCTGCTACCGGGCATCACAAGCTCGGAACCCTCCCTCACCACTCAGGCTCCTGCACAGGACCCCTGGATACTTGCCGTGGGAGAGCCCTGGTACAAAGGGTTGTCATGTCAAACCG GTGAAAAGGGGTACAGCAGCAGACGGGCCTACATGGCCAGAAGCCAGCATGTTTCCACCTGCTTTCCGTTTTTCCACTTGTGAGGGTTATCCAGgccaccaaacagcagacaacaTCTTCAGCCATCTTCCCATGCACTCCCAACAAGCCAAGGTCCCCTATCTGATGATCCCCATCGGAGGGATCCAAATGGTACAGGCCAGACCTAGGTCCCAACCCACCACCCCCTCGTCCCCAACGTCACCCCCCATGGAAGGGCCATCACTGGCCAGATTTGAATCATACTGGGGCGGGACCCCCAGAACCCAAGGGCTTAGGACTCCTGGAGACCACTGGTCAGAGCACCAGACAGCAGGAACCAGCCAGTCAGGACAGTGCGTTCTCAGCACTGCACTAAAGCAATATGGCAGCTCTCATAGCTCCGCTGAAACCCACAGTCCTGCTACTGAGACCACCAAACACTGCGTCAGAAACAGTTCAAGAGCACCCCTCAGTCTAGCAGCCCCCGTAGCCAAGCATGTCATTGGACATCAGTCAGAGGGGGAGGGGCCAGCACCTGGTGGTGATCTGGTGGAGGGAGGAGCTAAAGAAGATGCCAGAACAGACGGCACTTAG